CTTTAGTTGAGCGTTGAACTTTCTGCCACTCACAACGCGACGGGCCCGGAGGGCATTCCCTCCGGGCCCGGGTGCACCCCGGCGGCGCGGACGCCGTCCGCACGGCCGCGGCGCCTCAGCCGTACATCCGCCGCATCGCGAAGTCGACCATCTGCTCCACCGCCTTGGCGTCGAACACCATCCGGTGCTCGCCCTCCATGTCCAGGACGAAGCCGTAGCCCGTCGGCAGCAGGTCGATCACCTCGGCGCCGGTGATGACGAAGTACTTCGACTCCTTGCCCGCGTACCGGCGCAACTCCTTGAGCGAGGTGAACATGGGGATCACCGGCTGCTGGGTGTTGTGCAGGGCGAGGAAGCCGGGGGTGTCGCCGCGCGGGCAGTACACCTTGGACGTGGCGAAGACCTGCTGGAAGTCCTCGGCGGACATCTGCCCGGTGGTGAAGGCGCGCACCGCGTCCGCGAGCGAGGGCGGGGACGGCTCCGGGTAGAGCGGCGGCTGCTGGCCGTACCCGCCGGCACCGCCCGGCATCTGCTGCTGCGGCGGGGCGTACTGCTGCTGCGCGGCGCCGCCGTCCATGGGCTGGCCGTATCCGTACATGCCCCAAAGAGTAACGAGTCACAGATG
This is a stretch of genomic DNA from Streptomyces sp. TG1A-8. It encodes these proteins:
- a CDS encoding SseB family protein, with product MYGYGQPMDGGAAQQQYAPPQQQMPGGAGGYGQQPPLYPEPSPPSLADAVRAFTTGQMSAEDFQQVFATSKVYCPRGDTPGFLALHNTQQPVIPMFTSLKELRRYAGKESKYFVITGAEVIDLLPTGYGFVLDMEGEHRMVFDAKAVEQMVDFAMRRMYG